One Nocardia sp. BMG111209 DNA segment encodes these proteins:
- a CDS encoding FAD-dependent oxidoreductase — MTTPVRADAAGTDPRRVRHPGTPGAQDLTQLGVAPRVAVIGAGIAGLAAATGLAERGVTVELLEREDFLGGRVAGWTEQLADGADVGMNRGFHAFFRQYYNLRKLLSRSDPGLTRLRALPDYPLIDADGRRDSFRNLPRTPPWNALAFALRSPTFRLRDLVRIDARAAAPLAAVSVPEIYDTLDHLDADSFLRSVRFPAAAQHLAFEVFSRSFFAVPHHMSAAELAAMFHIYFLGSSEGLIFDVAEDNFDTTLWTPLREYLTGDGVPGTVTVRTGVRVTGIRRPGATGLRVLDETGGALDVDAIVLATDIAGLREIVAASPELGIAPWRAAIAGLATAPPFLVHRLWLDRPVDPNRPAFMATGGLDPLDNVSVLERYEKGAADWARRHHGSVVELHAYALDPESGADPRDRLRDRLHELYPETADARVLGETTLRRADCPRFAPGDFAGRPSIRTPDPDVVLAGDGIRIDLPVALMERAATTGWTAANTLLARWGAAGHGLQTVPTHGRSRLLRSLATRTAAL, encoded by the coding sequence ATGACCACCCCGGTCCGTGCGGACGCGGCGGGCACCGACCCGCGCCGAGTCCGGCATCCCGGCACACCCGGTGCGCAGGATCTCACCCAGCTGGGCGTCGCGCCGCGGGTGGCGGTGATCGGCGCCGGTATCGCCGGGCTGGCCGCGGCGACCGGTCTGGCCGAACGCGGGGTGACCGTCGAACTGCTCGAGCGGGAGGATTTCCTCGGCGGCCGGGTCGCCGGCTGGACCGAACAGCTCGCCGACGGTGCCGACGTCGGGATGAACCGCGGCTTCCACGCCTTCTTCCGCCAGTACTACAACCTGCGGAAGTTGTTGTCCCGCAGCGATCCCGGCCTGACCCGGCTGCGCGCGCTGCCGGACTATCCGCTGATCGACGCCGACGGCCGCCGCGACAGCTTCCGCAACCTGCCTCGTACCCCGCCGTGGAACGCGCTCGCCTTCGCCCTGCGCAGCCCCACGTTCCGGCTACGCGACCTCGTGCGCATCGACGCGCGCGCCGCCGCGCCCCTGGCCGCGGTGTCGGTCCCGGAGATCTACGACACCCTCGATCATCTGGACGCGGACAGCTTCCTGCGCTCGGTCCGATTCCCCGCCGCCGCACAGCATCTGGCCTTCGAGGTGTTCTCCCGCAGCTTCTTCGCGGTGCCGCACCACATGTCGGCCGCGGAACTGGCCGCGATGTTCCACATCTACTTCCTCGGCTCGAGCGAGGGGCTGATCTTCGATGTGGCCGAGGACAATTTCGACACCACGCTGTGGACACCGTTGCGGGAGTATCTGACCGGCGACGGGGTGCCGGGTACGGTCACCGTCCGCACCGGGGTCCGCGTCACCGGGATCCGGCGGCCCGGCGCGACCGGTCTGCGGGTGCTCGACGAGACCGGCGGCGCACTGGATGTCGACGCGATCGTGCTCGCCACCGATATCGCCGGACTGCGTGAGATCGTCGCCGCCTCACCGGAACTCGGTATCGCACCGTGGCGCGCCGCGATCGCCGGACTCGCCACCGCCCCACCGTTCCTGGTGCACCGGCTCTGGCTCGACCGCCCCGTGGACCCGAATCGCCCGGCGTTCATGGCCACCGGCGGCCTGGATCCGCTGGACAACGTGAGCGTCCTGGAACGCTACGAGAAGGGCGCGGCCGACTGGGCCCGGCGCCACCACGGCAGCGTCGTCGAACTGCACGCCTACGCCCTGGATCCCGAATCCGGGGCCGATCCGCGCGACCGGTTGCGCGACCGCCTGCACGAGCTCTATCCGGAGACCGCCGACGCGCGCGTCCTCGGCGAGACGACCCTGCGGCGGGCCGACTGTCCGCGTTTCGCCCCCGGCGATTTCGCGGGCCGGCCGAGTATCCGCACCCCCGATCCCGATGTGGTGCTGGCCGGTGACGGTATCCGCATCGATCTGCCGGTGGCCCTGATGGAACGCGCCGCCACCACCGGCTGGACCGCCGCCAACACGCTGCTGGCCCGCTGGGGCGCCGCGGGCCACGGCCTGCAGACGGTGCCGACCCACGGCCGCTCCCGCCTGCTGCGCAGCCTCGCGACCCGGACGGCGGCACTGTGA